The genomic interval AAAAAGTGAGATTGAAGGAGAAATGGGAGATTCAAAAATGGGTCTTCACGCGAGGTTGATGTCTCAAGCACTTCGTAAACTTACTGGCTCTATAAGTAAGACTAATTGTACAGTGATATTTATCAATCAACTTCGTGAGAAAATAGGTGTTATGTTTGGTAATCCTGAAACAACTACTGGAGGTAATGCATTAAAATTTTATGCATCTGTTCGTTTAGATATACGCCGCTCTACTCAGATAAAAGATAGTAACGCTAACGTATTAGGAAATAAAACTCGCGTTAAGATTGTAAAAAATAAAGTAGCACCTCCGTTTAGAACTGCAGAGTTTGATATCATGTATGGAGAAGGGGTTTCTAAAGTAGGAGAGATTATAGATATTGGAGTTAATTATGAAATTATAAGGAAGGCAGGTTCTTGGTTTAGTTATGAAGACACAAAATTAGGTCAAGGTCGTGATGCAGTAAAAGCATTATTATTAGATAATCCTGATCTTATGGATGAGCTTGAGACTAAAATTCATGAAGCTATAAAATTATCTTCAGAATAAGTTTATCTGATAGTTTACACATAAAAGCCTCCTATTTAAGGAGGTTTTTTATTTTAATATATCCATACGCAACCTTTTAAAAGAATTGCATCTACAAAGTGTAAAGACATAAAAAAATTACCTATACGAGTAAATATTCTATAATCGATACCATAAAATGCTCTTTAAAGAGTTTTAGAGGTATCTGTTCTTATCTTGCCATAAGAACATAAAAAAGTTAAGTAGTTGAGTCAAAAGCAACTCATAAAGAATTGTAAAAAGAAGCTACCAAATGCACAAGCAGAATTGTACACCCGCTATGGAAGTGTGTTATTTTCTATATGCTTGAAGTATGCTCCTAACTATATGGAGGCAGAAGATATTCTGCAAGATGCTTTTATGACCATTTTTGACAAAATAGAGCAATATAAAAATAAAGGTTCTTTTGAAGGCTGGCTCAAGCGCATAGCAATCAATACTGCCTTACAGAGATACCGTAAGCCTGCTGTTTTTAGTCTGGTAAATGAGGAAAATTTAAATGTCGTTGAGGTAGAAGTAGATGAGGAAAGTGTTCCTCTAAATTTTTTACTCAAAATTATACAAGAATTGCCAGATAGATATAGAATGGTATTTAACCTCTATGTACTTGATGGATATTCACATAAAGAAGTTGCAGGATTATTAAATATATCGCAAGGAACATCTAAGTCAAACCTTGCAAGAGCTAGAGTAATATTAAAAGAAAAGATCGAGAGGAGCCAGCACAGCCCCCTAAGCAAATCTCAGATGTAATATGGAAGAAAATAAAAACATAGATAGACTTTTTCAAGAGAAGTTTAAAGATTTTGAAGCATACCCTAGTGATCGTGTATGGAATAAAATTGCTGCGAGGCAGAAGAAAAAAACTTCTAGAAAAGTAATTCCACTTTGGTGGAAGCTTGGAGGTATCGCTGCTGGTGTTGCCTTCTTATTAGGTTTAGGAAGCATTTTATTATCACCCGCAATATCTAATTCTCCTTTATTAGTAAATGAACAGCCTAATGAAAATCAAAAATCTATTATAGATAACGCTCCTCTTGATAAAAAACCACAAAAGAAAAACAATCCTTCTCATCTTATACCTGCTATAGAAGTGGTTAATAATTCTGACAAATCTAAACATCAAGGGAATACTACAGATAAAGCAACTATTCAGGAAAATGTTTCCTCGAGTATTAAATCAACATTTCTTCTTAATAAAAATAGATCGCTAGAATCAAAAACTAATAAAAGTTCTGTCGAAGAAAAAAATGCGTACACTACAGCTTCTGTAACGACAGACACTTTAAAAAACATTCAAGAACGTTCTGTTAAATCAAATATTAGTAATGTAGATCCCTTTCTTAGTTCAACTACAACGGTGACTTCAATAAATACGATAGATAATAAAAAAGATCTCACAGTAGAAGCTCAAAAAATTAAGGAAAAACAAAATGCAGAGGCCTTGGTTCAGGAACAAAACATACCTGGTACAAATAAATGGAATGTTGGAGCTATTGCAGCACCTGTTTACTATGGAGACTTTGGTGGTTCTGGTTTAGATAAGCAATTTGAGGATAATAGCAAGTCTGGTGATGTAAATTTTAGCTACGGAGTACAGGTGAGTTACGCTGTCTCACCTAAAATTAAAGTAAGAACAGGAGTAAGCTCCTTAGATCTAAGTTATACGACAAATGAAATCTCTTATAGTACCAGCGGGCAAGGAAGATCTTTACAAAGTGTAAACTACAAAGATGATGTAGCTACACTAATAATATCTGATAATAGCAGCGGTAATTTTATTGAAAATTTTGCTCCACAACGAGTGGGCAGCACTTCAAGTGGCGCTCTTGAGCAACGATTAAGTTATTTAGAAATCCCCATGGAAGCCGTTTATACCATTTCAGAAAAGCGCGTAGGAATATCACTTGTAGGAGGAGTAAGCACATTATTTCTTAATGATAACCGTGTGATTCTATCTTCTAAAGAACTCACTACAAATCTTGGCACCTCAAAAAATGCCAATGAACTTAGCTTTAGCACAAATATTGGCCTAGGATTGGATTATAAAATGTCAGATAAATTACAAATTAATTTAGAGCCTTCTTTTAAATATCAACTCAATGCTTTTGATAAGAATGCTGTAGACTTTAACCCTTATTATTTAGGTATATATACTGGATTAAGTTATAAATTTTAAAAAACATATACTCGATAAAAAGAGTAAATCCTTTTTTTTAGTTGGTTAGGTATTCGTTGTTTTAACAACGATAACTACAGAAGGCTCCGCTGGTTACGGAGCCTTTTTTTTAAAATCTTTTCTAAAAATTCTATTTACGCTTTCGCGAAAGCGTAATTCTAAAAACAGTTAGACATGCTTTTCCAATGCCGTGAGAATAACTTTTCGCGTCTCTTCTCTTAATTCCATTTTATTTACTTGAGACATCCCAGCAGTCGGAATAAAGGTGTGGACTCTCGCGCGCAATTTACCAGGACCTCCTTCTAAAAATGAATAAGGAAAGCGCTTTTTATTATCGTAAAATGTGATAGGCACAATAGGTAACTGGTGGTCAATGGCAAGTCTAAAAGCACCATCCTTAAAAGAGTCTAATATAAGGGAAGTATCATCTGGAACGCCACCTTCTGGAAAAATACAAATACTGAATCCCTGATTTAATCTACGCTGAGCTTGGTCAAAAACTGCTTTTCTACTCCTTGCATTTCCTCGGTCTACAAGAATACACGTACGCTTATAAAAAAATCCGAAAAGTGGAATTTTTGCAAGCTCTGCTTTACCAACAAATACAAATGGATTTTTAGCAAGATGTAGCATCAATAAAATGTCTAGCATAGAGGTGTGGTTAGACACCAACATGTAACTTTTATTTCTTACAAACTTTTCTTCTCGCTTTATAAGCGGTACAAAGCCCATTAAAAGCATAATCGTACGTGCCCAGATTTGAGCGAGCCTAAAGAAAACGCCATACCAAGTTTCCTTTAGAATACTTATAATAAGTAATGGAGACAAAATTAGAATAACGACTAGCATGAGGAAGTAAAACCATACTTTCCAAATTGCAGTAAAAATTTTATTTAGAATTTCCATCGAGCCAAAAATACCAAATTGTCACTAGCCAATAGACAGAAAAAGCTAACTTTGCTTTTTACTCAATTTTATGTCAAGAATACTTACTGGTGTCCAAAGTACAGGCACACCTCATCTCGGAAATTTATTAGGTGCTATTATTCCTGCTATCAAAATGGCAAATGACCCTTCAAATGAGTCATTTCTTTTCATAGCAGATATGCACTCACTTACACAAATAAAAGACGGATCACAACTGCGTCATAATACGTATAGTACCGCTGCCACTTGGCTCGCCTTTGGTCTCGACATCAACAAAACAGTTTTTTATAGACAAAGCGATGTGCCACAAACAGCAGAATTGACATGGTACTTGAGTTGCTTTTTTCCATACCAGCGACTTACACTTGCGCACAGTTTTAAAGACAAAGCAGATAGACTTGAAGATGTAAATGCTGGTTTATTTACCTATCCTATGCTTATGGCGGCAGATATTCTTCTATACGATGCAGAGATTGTACCTGTAGGTAAAGATCAAGCACAACATATTGAGATGACGCGTGATGTAGCAAGTCGTTTTCATGCTGCTACAAAAACTGAAGTTTTTGTTCTTCCAGAAGCAAGCCATAACGAGGAGACGATGTATATTCCTGGAACAGACGGTGCAAAAATGTCTAAATCTAAAGGCAATATTATTGACATCTTCCTTCCTGATAAAAAACTACGTAAACAAATTATGGGGATTAAAACTGACAGCACTCCAATGGAAGAACCTATGGAAACAGAAGGCTGTAATGTATTTAACCTCTATAAATTGCTAGCGACTCCAGAACAAGTAGAACGCTTACGCGAAAATTATAAGAGAACAGACTTTGGTTATGGTCACGCAAAGCAAGCAGTTTACGAGGTAATTATAGACACCTATGCTGAAGAAAGGAAAATGTATAGTTATTATATGGAAAACCTAGACCAAATAGACGCTGCACTCAAGATAGGGGCAGAAAAAGCTGGAAAAGTAGCAGATGAAGTTTTGGGAAGAGTAAGAAAAGTTGTTGGCTATTAGCCGAAATTTTTAATTGTTTAAATAAAGTAATATGGATTTTTTAAACTTTTTAAGTGGTAACGGACTTTTCCTCATTCTAGGATTGGTTTTGATTATCGTAGTTTTGTATAATAAATTTAGGAGAAGACGCTAGTTGAGGTGTTACCTTTTTCGCGAAAGCGGAAAACAAGAAGAATCAGTATGTCAAAAATTCGTATTACAAAACAATTCACTTTTGAAACAGGTCACGCTTTATATGGCTACGATGGGAAGTGTCGCAATGTACACGGCCATAGTTATAAATTAAGTGTCACAGTAATAGGTGAGCCTATCTCAGATTCATCACACGTGAAATACGGGATGGTGATTGATTTCTCTGACCTTAAGAAAATTGTCAATAGAGAGATTGTTGACGTTTTTGACCATGCAACTGTTTTTAACAAAAACACGCCTCACGTAGAGCTGGCAAAAGAACTTTCTGATCGTGGTCACTCAGTACTTCTCGTAGATTACCAGCCTACCAGTGAAATGATGGTCATAGATTTTGCCGCAAAAATCAAATCGCTTTTACCTAAAAATATTAAACTTCACTCACTACGCCTTCAAGAAACTGCCACTAGCTATGCAGAGTGGTTTGCAAGCGATAATTAATCTATGAAAATTAATCTTCCTCAAGGAAAAAAAATCTATTTCTCAAGTGACAACCACTTGGGTGCTCCCACTATGGAAGAGAGCAGGCCTAGAGAACGTAAGTTTTTGAGGTGGCTAGAAATGGCACGTAAAGATGCACAAGCTATTTTCTTAATGGGAGATTTGTTTGACTTTTGGTTTGAGTATCGCACCGTAGTCCCAAAAGGGTTTGTACGCACTTTAGGTAAACTAGCTGAGATGCGAGATGAGGGAATTGAAATATACTTTTTTGTAGGGAATCACGACTTATGGATGAATGGTTATTTTGAGGACGAGCTTGGCATTTCAGTTTTTCATGACCCAGAAGTTTTTCAAATCAATGATAAAAAGTTTTTTTTAGGTCATGGTGATGGGTTAGGACCTGGTGATAAGGGCTACAAACGAATGAAAAAAATCTTTCGAGGTAAGTTTTTTCAGTGGCTTTTTAGATGGGGGCATCCAGATATTGGGATGAGAATCGCACAGTATTTTTCGGTTAAAAACAAGCTTATTTCTGGAGATGATGATCATATTTTCTTGGGAGAAGAAAACGAATGGCTTGCTACCTATGCAAAGCGTAAATTAGAGACAGAACACTATGATTATTTTGTGTTTGGACACAGGCACTTACCTATGAATATCAAAGTAGGAGAAAATTCTACCTATCATAATCTGGGAGATTGGATTTCCCACTACACCTATGGGGTTTATGATGAAAAAGTTGGTTTCGAAATTAAAGAGTTTCACTCTTAATATCCTTAAGTCTAAGTTGTAGACTTACTTCACCATTCCACACATTTTCATCAATTGCATAAGCTGCCATAAACGGTTTTTTTCCTGATATGAGCTCATGCTTATTTCCTAAATTAAAACCTATTCCTCCAATGTAGTTACCTTTATTATTTTGTTTCACCGAAACTTTAAGGTGATCCTCATCTGCTCCTACTTTTTTTCCATAACCTGTATCGTACAAATCTCTTGTCATAAATGTAGGTGACATATTTTGAGGTCCAAAAGGAGCAAATTGTTTTAAAATGCGGTAGAATTTTGGGGTGATGTCTTTCAAATCAATTTCCGCATCTATAGCGATTTCTGGAACGAGTAATCGCTCATCACAACTTCTAGCAACGACATCCTCAAATTTGGCTTTGAAAGCCTCATACTGTTCGGGAAGCAAGGTAAGTCCGGCAGCATATTTATGACCACCAAATTGTTCGATGTGCGCTGCACATTCCTGAAGTGCATTATACACATCAAACCCTTTTACAGAGCGCGCACTTGCCGCATATTTATCGCCACTTTTTGTAAAAACTAAAGTAGGCCGGTAATACGTTTCTGTTAGTCGAGACGCCACAATACCAATAACTCCTTTATGCCAGTCTTCTTGAAAAACAACTGTCGTTTTTCTGCTTTCCTCTTTATTCTTTATAATTTGATCTAGGGCTTCTTTGGTAATAGACCTATCTGCCTCCTTACGATCTGCATTATACGTCTCTATTTCAGTAGCATATTGGCAAGCAACATTGTAGTCAGTCTCGCGTAGCAATGTCACGGCATGATTACCGTGTTTCATTCGGCCGGCGGCATTAATACGTGGTGCGATGATGAATACCACATCGGTTATGGTTAAAGTTTCTTTTTTAAGTTGTTTTATAATAGCTTCAAAACCTGCTCTTGGTGCCTTATTAATTACATGAAGTCCATGATAAGCAAGAATTCTATTTTCACCAGTAATAGGTACAATATCTGCGCCTATTGCCGTAGCTACTAAATCAAGATAAGGAAGCAATTCTTCTGGGTTACGCTTTCGCGAAAGCGTAATTGCACTTATCAATTTAAACCCAACACCACAGCCACAAAGCTCGTAATAGGGATAGGTACAGTCTTCTCGTTTTGGATCTAAAACTGCCACCGCATCTGGCAATGTTTCCCCGGGTCTGTGGTGATCACAGATGATAAAATCTACTCCCTTCTCCTTGGCATAGGACACCTTATCAATCGCCTTTACACCACAATCTAAGGCAATAATGAGTGTAATGTCATTGTCTACTGCAAAGTCAATACCCTTATAGGATACTCCGTAGCCCTCCTCATAACGATCTGGTATATACGTAGCGATTTGCGGGTGTAAGGTTTCTAAATAGGAGCTTACCAGCGCGACACTTGTGGTTCCATCCACATCATAATCACCAAAAACCATGATGTTTTCTCCACTTTCAACTGCCTTTTCTATGCGAGCAACAGCCTTATCCATATCCTTCATTAAAAAAGGATCATGAAGGTCTTCTAGAGCGGGTCTAAAAAATTTCTTTGCATCGGCAAAAGTTTCAATTCCTCGTTGTATGAGTAATCTTGATATTGGTGCGTCTACTCCCAGTTCTTGAGAGAGTTTTTTTTCTTTTTGTGGATCTGGTTTTGGTTTGTGTGTCCAGCGCATTGCATCAAATTTGGGAAATATAACAGGCTACTTCGTTATGAAATGAACCCCTATTTTAAGTTCGCAAAATTGTCTAAACATTTCCATCACACCACAATATTTTTCTTCAGAAAGCTTCACTGCTTTTTTAATCTTCTCTTGATCAAGGTGTTCACCATAAAAATGATAATCAAGTGTCACGGTATGGTAAGTCTTAGGGTGTTCCTCAGTTAAAACACCTTCTACTACCATCTCAAAATGTGGTATTTCTACGCGCATCTTTTTAAGCACATGAATGATATCTAAACCAGTGCAACCCGCTAGTGAAGAAAGCATTAAAGCTTTTGGTCCCATTCCCTCATTATCCCCGCCATTATCTGGCCCGGTGTTCATATATGTTTTGTAACCAGTGGGGCTATCGGTTTCAAATTGCATTTTACCCTTATATACTGTCGTAGTTTTATGTCCAGCCATTATTAAATTTTTTATTTTAAAATGAAGGTACAAAAAAACCGCTCCTTTAAAGAAGCGGTTTTCATAATCAAATATTTAAAATCGTTTAGTGAACGATGATTGTATCTGCATTACCATCTGGATCACCATTTACAGTTCCTCCTGAGCTAGCGTTACCTAAAAGTAATACTCCTGCTGCGTGAGGTGTTGCCATTGAAGTTCCACTTATAGTATTGTAACCTCCACCTTTCCAAGTAGACTTAATAGCCGATCCTGGTGCACAGTAATCTACTGGTGGATTTCCAAAGTTTGAAAAGCTAGACCAGTTATCACCTTGTGCCATAGAAGATATTGTATAAATATTGTTACCATTAACCCTTGCTGGTGAAACATTATTAGCATCTTGAGCCTCGTTTCCAGCTGCAAGCATGAAGCGTACACCTGATTGAGCAGCAGCTTTTATAGCGTCTTCTAGAGCTACAGAAATAGGACCTCCTAAACTCATGTTAGCCACATCTCCGGCAGAGCCATTTGCTGCAACGTGATCTACACCTGCTACAACTCCAGAGTAAGAACCAGAACCTCTCGAATCTAATACTTTAACAGGTATAACCGTTGCTCCTGCAGCAACACCTATAACCCCAAGATTATTATCTAAAGCAGCAATTGTTCCTGCAACGTGAGTACCATGACCGTTTCCATCATCTAATGAACGACCATCTTTACCTGATGTAAATGCGTTATATCCTCTAGACGCATCCACATTTAAATCTTGGTGATCAAGATCCACTCCAGAATCAAGGATCCAAGCTACGCTATTACCAGTGTAAGCAACACCTCCATTTACACGAGAAATCCCCCAAGGAGTTTCTTGTGCTGAAGATCCGCCATCATCACCTCCGCCACCATTTCCATCACAAGGTCCTCCGTTTGGAGTTCCACAAGGTGGAGCAAATTGAACAATTCTATCTTGTTCTATATATTTTACACGATTGTCTTTGTTAAGAAGTGCACGTTGATTCTCATTAAGAGATAAAGCAACACCATTAATCGATTTTGAATAGACATTACTAATACCTAAATCAGCTGCAGACCTTGTTGTTCCTAATATTTCTTGTGTAAGACTTAAAACAGCTTCTTTTGAAGATTGAGCGTTCATTGATTTTCCAAAATCTGTATTGTATACTACAATATATCTTCCTTCAAGATCTTGAGCGCTGCCCACATCTTCATTCATTTCTATAGTAAGTGATTCCTCTACATTTAAGTCAGAATCTGACAATGTAGCATCATTTGTACATCCTATTGCTGCAGCAGCAAGAATTACCCCTAAAATCTTTACATTTTTGTTCATCAAAATTTGAATTTTTAATTAATTATCACAAGAAACGAATAATTTGTAATATAATTAACATTTTATTTCATTTATCGACCAAATACACACTTCTTTGTTAAATTTTTAAAATCTATTTTATTTTTGTGTAGCTCATTCAATAATTTCTACAAAATCATCGATTTTAAATAAGTCTTATATTTAGCCTCATATTTTATTTAAATAATACTTTTCTTAAGAAAATTATAATTATGCCATTAGTCACTCCACTCTCTGCAGATCACGACGAAACCACTAAAGAGCTCGCCGAATTTTTCAATGAAACCTTGGGCTTTTGTCCTAACTCTGTACTTACCATGCAACGCCGTCCAGATATCTCGCGTGCTTTTATAAATCTAAATAAAGCAGTGATGGCAAATCAAGGTCGTGTAACATCTGCGCTCAAACGTATGATCGCTTGGGTATCTAGTAATGCCACTGGATGTCGTTATTGTCAAGCACATGCGATACGAGCTGCAGAGCGATATGGAGCAGAGCAAGAGCAACTAGACAATATTTGGGAATACAGACATCATCCAGCTTTTTCTGATGCAGAGCGTGCTGCGCTTGACTTCTCCCTGGCGGCGAGCCAAGTACCAAATGCCGTTGATAATGAGATAAAGGAAAAATTATATAAATACTGGGATGAAGGTGAGATTGTAGAGATGCTGGGCGTCATCTCACTCTTTGGATACCTTAATCGCTGGAACGACTCCATGGGAACAACATTAGAAGAAGATGCTATAGATTCTGGAAATCAATACCTCGGGAAACATGGTTTTGAAGTAGGAAAGCACGTTTAAAAAAATAAGAGTTGGAATTTTGAGACTATTGTAGAATGAAGAAAATTACCTCTGTAATAATCATCTATCTTTAAAACTTAATTGTAAAAGAAGCTCTAATTTCTAAAAAATTAGGTCTTTAAATTATTACTATTAAAAAAGTTAAAGAAGATTTCAGAATGGTCTATCTTACTTATGGCGTTTGAGATAAAATCTTTCACTTTTGGTGTAAATTTCTATCATTTTATTTTTGTGTTTTCAAAATATTTATAAATTTTTCCGAAAACTTGCCTAACTTACAAAGAAATCTGATCTCCTATAATACCTACTAAAAAGTATGACTCATAAAATACTTCATGAGGCTCTAATTGCTTTCCAATCGTTTTATTTGCATCTTTTTTTATAGACTCTATAAATGTTAATTCCTTAAATCCATCTTTACGTAAAGTAATCTCATAATTACTTTCTGTAAGATTTATAGTAATCTGTCCATCTTGATCTGTTTCTACTTCTTTAAAGTAATTTGTACGTTGATCTTTAATAGAAATTTCTACCTTATATAAAGCATTTTCTCCAAGCTGATCTTTAATAATAAAATGCACTCTTGAAGTAATAGTTTTAGGCGACTTTTGAATATTATAAATCATTAAGTTTTTTAGGTCTAACGTTTTTGCAGTTAACTGTAATTTTTGAGACAGTTGCACACTTTGTAGCGGCTTAGTCTGTTTTAATCTCATTTGCCTTTCAAAAAACTTAGGATTATTTCTACTCTTGGTCGATTTTATTTGAACTTTTTGGGCAGAGTTTTTTTGTTTTATTGTAGCAAACTTTTGCCTATGTAAAATTGGTTTTGCTTTTTTATGTTTAACAAGTGATCCTTTCTTTACAGGTTTTGATAATATAAGTCCTGAGGATATTTTTGCGAGTTTCTTATTAATCTTAGGAGCATAGGCCTTTGTGTATATTTCTTTACTGGTGATTGCTTTGATAAAAGTTTTTTTTGATGTGGCATTAATAAATGCTTGATTTTTCATAAAAATAGGTCCAAATTTTATGATACTATTCCCATCTATTTCTTTCTTCTCTTTAGGTGTAAGATCTTCCTTGAGAATTACACGTATATCCTTTATAAGAAGGATTTTATTTGCATAAGTAAACGTTTTGTTCTTGGTATTTCCATCTATAAACTCAGAGTCGAAAATGTTCTTATTGAGCCAAGGACGTTTTACCGTGATAATACAATAACTAGCAGTGATTTTCTCAATAAAATCCTCATTGTAATCAAACGTGAGTAAATCTTCATTAAATCCTTTAAGTGCTTTTTGAGCTCTTTTAAATATCGTGTCTACCTCGGCATTTGTAATTTCTAGCGAACTCCAAGAGAGATCACTTTTATTGAAATCTGTAGGGAAAATTTGCAGCTTAGAAAATTCTGACAAAGATTTTATTCCTGTGATTTCGGCGTTTCTTAAACGATTTTCAATTGTGTTTTTAAGTGCAAGAAAGGAATCAAAATCTGTCAGTTTATTAATACGTTCTAAAGCTTTTTCTATTTCTTCTTTGTGAGCATTAAGTTTCCAATTGGCTACAAAAAGTGCTAGTTGTTTTTGCAGTACATCCCATTTTCGACTGTTAAGAAGTTCTTCGGGCTCACTTGCCTCAACATCGATCTCGCTCAAAAACTCTCTATGTTCATCTAAAATCTGATCATATTCATCTAAGGTCTTTGTATAGTTTATAAGTGCTTCAGAAGGAGATCCATCTTTATTGTGTAACAATTCTTGAGCACTCTCATTGCCTTGTGAGACATCATCTTGCGTTCTTAATTTTAGATTTTCTAAACGTTCTTTATATAAATCAAACAGACTATTTGTTGCGTCTACATCCCAATATGTTTTGCTCGAACTTAGGGAGTTAAACTGCATAGAGATATTCTCTGTGCTTAGGCGATCTTCTGCATTCATCTGCGAGACCGTAAGAAAGTCAAAATCTGACGCTTCATAGACCCTTAGTGTCGGACAAGCTAGAAATTTATTCTCTACTCCAGATGTTTCTTGTACGAGTTCACTCAACTTTTGTATACAGGCAATATAAAATTTCATAACATTATTATTTAAAATTGTGCCGAACGTTTTCATCAAACCTTCGGCACACTAAAAATTATTTTACTTTAATCCATTCGTCATCCTTTATAGATGGTAATGGGTTAGGTGCGAGATCGAGAATTTTACATTTTCTTCCCACTAATAAAATTCCGTCTGAGGTGACTCCTTGACTTTCTTTTTCACCTGAACTATTTACTTTATCACTAGCATAGCCGTAAGAAGCACCCATTTTAAATAAACCTACACGTACGCTGCCTCCAGCATCTACAACATTCTTCACTTTTTTATAAGAAGATGATCCTTTTTTAAAGCCAATGTTGAGCTCAGAAAGCAAGTATAACTCTGTAGTGATTGCAGGTAAAAGCCCCCCACCTTTACCATCACTAAGCATCTGGTTATTCATAATATCTTTTCCGTGCTTACTGTACTTCCAGTATCTGGACTTTAGGTATGAGTTACTACACCACGGTCTAGACATGAAACACTTGGTAATCTTAAAAGACATTTTAAAGTCGTTAAAATTAAGTTCGGAGGTGTCTTTCTCATGCTTTCCTTCTGCATTTATTTTACCAATACCTCCGTAACTTGCTTTTGTGGACCATTTATGAGTGGTCTTCTTAGATTCATTATCATAATCAGATTTACTAAATTCAAACTTGGTCCACTTTGAACTGTTTTCAAGTATTTTACCCGGTATAGGAGATGAGTAATGGTAAGTGTTAGAGCCGCCAAGCCCTGTACGGCTTGCTGCTAGAAGTTCTGACTCATATCTCTTTTTGAGTGTTAAAAAATTACTGCTCTCTACCTCATCAAGGTAGTTCATTACCTTTTCAACTTTACCTTTATAACCCATAGACTCCCATCTCTTTAAGGCATTGTCCCTTTTTCTTTTAATACTACGACCTCTCATTGTCATTTCTGACATAGCTTCCAGATCTCCAGAATCTACTCGCATTTGTAAATCTGTAAGTACTTCATCGGCTTCTTCATAGAGCATCTCATACTCTAGATATTTAGCATAAGCTGGAGAAACAAAGGACTGATGGATATATTTTGGATTATCTTCTGGATGCTCTATAGACTCTTCATCAAAGTCGGGATTTTTGAGCTTCTTTGTTTTAAAGAGTTTTTTACGCTCTCGTTCAATACGCTTTACCACTTTAGGGTCCTCTTTACTATCCTTTACTACGCTAAATTCTAAAGCGTCACTATAGACATTAGACACTGTCTGCTCTGCAGGACTAAAAATTGTAAACTCCCTACTTTTTCCATCTGGAAGAAGTTTAGGGACGTGCGATGGTATCTGATCTGCTAGTCGTG from Dokdonia sp. Hel_I_53 carries:
- a CDS encoding UDP-2,3-diacylglucosamine diphosphatase, yielding MKINLPQGKKIYFSSDNHLGAPTMEESRPRERKFLRWLEMARKDAQAIFLMGDLFDFWFEYRTVVPKGFVRTLGKLAEMRDEGIEIYFFVGNHDLWMNGYFEDELGISVFHDPEVFQINDKKFFLGHGDGLGPGDKGYKRMKKIFRGKFFQWLFRWGHPDIGMRIAQYFSVKNKLISGDDDHIFLGEENEWLATYAKRKLETEHYDYFVFGHRHLPMNIKVGENSTYHNLGDWISHYTYGVYDEKVGFEIKEFHS
- the recJ gene encoding single-stranded-DNA-specific exonuclease RecJ, with the protein product MRWTHKPKPDPQKEKKLSQELGVDAPISRLLIQRGIETFADAKKFFRPALEDLHDPFLMKDMDKAVARIEKAVESGENIMVFGDYDVDGTTSVALVSSYLETLHPQIATYIPDRYEEGYGVSYKGIDFAVDNDITLIIALDCGVKAIDKVSYAKEKGVDFIICDHHRPGETLPDAVAVLDPKREDCTYPYYELCGCGVGFKLISAITLSRKRNPEELLPYLDLVATAIGADIVPITGENRILAYHGLHVINKAPRAGFEAIIKQLKKETLTITDVVFIIAPRINAAGRMKHGNHAVTLLRETDYNVACQYATEIETYNADRKEADRSITKEALDQIIKNKEESRKTTVVFQEDWHKGVIGIVASRLTETYYRPTLVFTKSGDKYAASARSVKGFDVYNALQECAAHIEQFGGHKYAAGLTLLPEQYEAFKAKFEDVVARSCDERLLVPEIAIDAEIDLKDITPKFYRILKQFAPFGPQNMSPTFMTRDLYDTGYGKKVGADEDHLKVSVKQNNKGNYIGGIGFNLGNKHELISGKKPFMAAYAIDENVWNGEVSLQLRLKDIKSETL
- a CDS encoding OsmC family protein, translating into MAGHKTTTVYKGKMQFETDSPTGYKTYMNTGPDNGGDNEGMGPKALMLSSLAGCTGLDIIHVLKKMRVEIPHFEMVVEGVLTEEHPKTYHTVTLDYHFYGEHLDQEKIKKAVKLSEEKYCGVMEMFRQFCELKIGVHFITK
- a CDS encoding S8 family serine peptidase, producing MNKNVKILGVILAAAAIGCTNDATLSDSDLNVEESLTIEMNEDVGSAQDLEGRYIVVYNTDFGKSMNAQSSKEAVLSLTQEILGTTRSAADLGISNVYSKSINGVALSLNENQRALLNKDNRVKYIEQDRIVQFAPPCGTPNGGPCDGNGGGGDDGGSSAQETPWGISRVNGGVAYTGNSVAWILDSGVDLDHQDLNVDASRGYNAFTSGKDGRSLDDGNGHGTHVAGTIAALDNNLGVIGVAAGATVIPVKVLDSRGSGSYSGVVAGVDHVAANGSAGDVANMSLGGPISVALEDAIKAAAQSGVRFMLAAGNEAQDANNVSPARVNGNNIYTISSMAQGDNWSSFSNFGNPPVDYCAPGSAIKSTWKGGGYNTISGTSMATPHAAGVLLLGNASSGGTVNGDPDGNADTIIVH
- a CDS encoding carboxymuconolactone decarboxylase family protein, whose amino-acid sequence is MPLVTPLSADHDETTKELAEFFNETLGFCPNSVLTMQRRPDISRAFINLNKAVMANQGRVTSALKRMIAWVSSNATGCRYCQAHAIRAAERYGAEQEQLDNIWEYRHHPAFSDAERAALDFSLAASQVPNAVDNEIKEKLYKYWDEGEIVEMLGVISLFGYLNRWNDSMGTTLEEDAIDSGNQYLGKHGFEVGKHV